The DNA sequence CACACCCTTTGCCGACTCTTCCCTTAAACAATATGGTACTACCTTTTCAACAACAGTACATACAGTCTACCTTAAACCCATATGCCCTCCCTATATACCCTCACTGCACTCAAAACTCTATCTCAACACCACAAACCCATTATTCTTCATTCAGACAACCCAATATAACTTATGTACCACAGAATATGAGTCAAAACATTAACCAAAACCCTCCAAACCCTTGGTTTCCACCTTCAACGCAAAACCCTTACAAAACCTCTAAGCTGGATTTTCCAAGATTTGATGGCAAGGATCCGAGGGGATGGATAAATAAATGTGAGAAGTTCTTCCAGTTGCATTCCACCGCAGATTTAAGGACTAGAGTTCTCTGTGCTGCAATACACATGGAGGAGGAGGCCGACATTTGGTATCGAACCATTGAGAGAGAAAAGTTTAATTTGTTGTGGCCTGAATTCTGCAATCTAGTTTGCCAGAGATTCTCAAAAGGAGGCTATGAAAATATTGTTGGGCAGTTTAACAAGCTAACGCAGAAAGGAAGAGTGGAAGATTACATTACGCAATTTGATGAACTAAGAAATTACGTAATGGCTGAAGAAGGGTTTCATCGAGAATCTTACTACATAGACAATTTCATTAGCGGATTGAAGGAGGATATCGCCCAACACTTGTATAACCAGAAACCAAGTACTATGCAAGAGGCTCGCGACATGGCAAGGGGGCAGGAATTTTATTTATCAGTGCTAGATAAGAGATATAAAAGCAATAATTTAAGTCAGAAGGGGAGTTATCAAAAATCTCTAGCAACAGGAGGAACAAATAATAGCCCTGTAACTAAGTATGCTCCAACGGAAGGATTCAAGAAACCAACCATTGCTGAGCTGACAGAGAAAAGGTAGAAGGGTCTTTGTTATCATTGTGACAAGAAATACGAACCCGGGCATGATTGTAGGAAAAAAAAACTTTATGTAATGTTGGGGGATGAAACTGCAGACACTATGCAAGGTGATGAAGAGATTTCTTTAATTTGGGAGAATAAAGAAGAAGAACAGGGTCCTACACTGGAGGAACAAGAATCCAAGGTTTCAATACATGCTATGAATGGGTCACAAGGTAAAGGCACAATTAAATTGCAAGGCCAGCTGCAAGGTCAGGCTTGTTCATGACATTCAATACCAATGTCAATATTTGTGATTCCTAAGGGATGCAACGTGCAATTTATTTGTAGAAAGTGTAAAGTATACTATCTAATGTTCAAAATAAAAAATTCCTAATTGACGAACCCTAATTATCCATGGGTCAAGATAAACCAATTACGAATACTTCAATATTCTTCAATAATTTAGATAAACCCTAATTAAACACACATACAAATAGCtacatacatacaattcatataCTTTCTATTCAATTCATATACTTTCTATACATACAAATAGCTAACAACAATTATATACCTTCTTCAAGTTGTCATCTTGTAAAGCTCTGCAGGTTTCGGCTAACTGATTTTGGACGGTATCGATGTACCGAGTTATGGCTTCTTTGGCCACTTCCACCGATTGGGCACTTTTTTTAGTGCAGAAATTTCTTCTTCGAGCGATTTCATCCTCTGATCTTGGGCAGCGAAGCGATTCTCGAACCCTTCCTGCATTTTGGTAATGTATGTAAGAATTTGGTCAGTACTTACACTTACTGTAGAAGAAGACATCCTGCGGCTGAAACGAGAGAAGAGAATATGAAACCTACCGTAGGCTCTGAGTCTCCTAGACATAAATTAGGGTAAATTAGGGTAtctataaaatataatatttttactGTTTTCGGTACTATAGCTTACTACAGTAGTAAAATTAGATTTGGGGCCCGAAAAATTGAGTCCAATATCAATTAAAGTGAAACCATTAACCTGACCCACTAGAAAATCAATTCatgaaaatataaaatttaatcaaaaatatttaaattaaataaattatatatttatcatATCGCACATAGTTTTTTACACATTTTTTCGTGTTATTTAATTTATGCAAGTAAAAagaacaaaaataaaaattaataaatttaattttattaaatttagtACGGTATGATAACTTTTAGGGCAGTATATAGATTGCCTAAAGTATTTTATTTTCTCCTTTATCTCTAACATGAATTAAACCCTCAATAAGGCCATAAATGTTTATCTAATTCTGCAatgtttaaaaaataataataaaagataaAATTACTTATTCGTGAGAGATAACGTTATACTCTTTAACGAGATGGTTTTATTCTTTAACGATGTGGTTATACGGTTTTCCATGTATCTTACTTTAATATTAGTTTCATTCGgattttaaaaatgaaaattcGAAGTATTCTTTACTCAAGTTTGACCAATTAacagaaaaaattaaattttcatAGTAAATTTTGTGCGATTTTTGATCAAAAATTTTATAGTAAAATATgcaaaaaatgtaaaaaaaattatagtaAAATATGTAATGGGAACGATTGCTTTCCTAttcaaaaaatcagaaaaaaaaaattcgagtACAGGGATCGAAAAAACAATTCAAAAAATTTGGGTATTGGGTCGGGCAAACATTTTCAAATTGAAAAACTTGCAAACATTCTCAGAGGTTTAACCACCCCGTTTTCCACTTCCGTTCGTGTTCAACCAGTTGTCCTGCCGCTCGTTCAGATTTCTCCCGCCTAATTGCCAGTAATTTCAACCAGTTCGCTCTATTTTGTTCTTATTTCCGATTTACATACTTGTGGTTAGAGTTCTTTGATCTTATTCATTACTCATCAACCATAAGCTTGGGGACTCTCAACAGGAATAAGCCAAGGAAGGAGTGGAGCTATGTATTCGGTACTTTACTGAATGTCTTTGCTTGCAGGAAATCAAGCTTTGACCAATTGAATAGCATGGTACAGCAGCTTGCCCTCTCTTTGGCctataacaaaagaatcaatgtAGGACAACTGATCATCCAAGAACTTGCACAAAGACTAGGTAAGTCCTCTGTTCGAAGATGTTCAGACATATTTATGCCTAGGTTTATTATGAGTGTATTAAATTTTAAATGCAATGTTTTGAATGCACTTCCTAGTATAGATGTTCAAAGAATTGGGTATGTAAAAATAATGTCCAAAATGCTATTTGGTTCATTGGACACAAGAAATCAAGTGGATGTCCCATTAGTTGTCACTCAATTCATGAGGGATACCTTTAAGAGTTATCCACTTGATCAACCCATATACCATTCTCTTTCTGAGCAAAAGAGGCTGCAACAAGAGGGCAACCAACTTGTTCAGCCACAGCCTCTTATCCCAAGCTCACAACCCATTGATTCAACACCAAACACTGAGCCAACTGcctcatcctctcaaaagggtgaggTGAGTAAAATGAAGAAAAGGAAGGCAGCCTCCAACCCTCTAAAAAGTATATTTATCATTTAAGACGGATAAATACACAATCTAATTAACACTGTTGATATACAATATCAAAAAATCAATATGTGCTAAAGTAAAAATTGGTGATTAAACATTGATTATTCTCTGTTCATAGCTCACATTAAAATCCTGattgtttttcaattttttaattaatCACCTTATTAATAGCAAATTTTATCGGATTAATCCTGGTTCCATACCTCCACCGACCTCTCTTTTTAGGTGGCGTTAAGGAATTAGAGGATTCGAGAGAGCATCCGTCATGCAAGCTTAGAGGAGTGTTTAGTGACTTGAAGTCCCAAGAAAGTTTAAAATAGTGTATTTTTAAGGCATGAGTCTTCCACTGGAAGTTACAAAACTTGAGCATCAAATTATACAGTCAAGTATTACAGTACTCCACAAGTGAACATATGCATTGTTTCATTTATGCCCTTGAAGTTTGAGTTCCTAATAGAATTAGATCTATTCAAGGGATTAATGTTGGCTTCATTATTACGATGAAAGAAACATGCTAATTTATCACTATAAATTGGCAACAATGTTAATTGTTCaggaaataaaattaaaaataataaatataattctttcattcGATAAGTCTTGAAATATCATTCGATAAGTGCAAGAAGACTCATTCGATAAGTCTGAATGACCTATTCGAGAAGTCTCAAATCAACTGATTCGAGAAGTCTCAGACTAGTCATTCGACAACTCCTAAATGGCCTATTCGATAAGCCCCAAATCTATGATTCGAGAAGTCTCAAAAGGACCATTCGAGAAGTATGAAAAGacaatatttaatatttttaactAGCTCAGTTTTAAATCATATAACGtgaaaattaatatttaataaaattctAACTCCCTGAAACATTTATTAACTAAATATTCAAGAAATTAAAATTTCATTCTCAAAATTTGATTGCTAAAATTTCAAGCTACAGATAATAATAAATAAAAGATACCATGTGCAGTAATTTGTGAAATATTTGAAAATATCTCAAATTACTTCTAGTTACTCAAATATCAATTTCTTGAGcaactaaaaataatattactGCAACAATTTAGTAGACAAATATTTTGCAGGTAAAATCATAATGAATTGAGCATACCAATTTTAATAATAAGCCTAGTGAAGGTAGAGTCATTCAAAGGATTTGTAAAAATATctgctaattgtttttctgtagGGACATAATGCAATTCAATAGTtccatttgtagcatgttccctaatgaaatggtacctgatatCAATGTGATTTGTCATGGAGTGGTTGACTGGATTGGCCACAATGGAAATAGCACTTATATTATCACACATTATTGGGATCCTTTCCAAAGTGAGACCATAATCCAtcaattgattccttatccagagcaactgagcacaacaacttccagcagcaatatattcagcctcagctgttgaagttgacacagattgttgtttcttccTGCACCAAGAGACCAATCTTTGGCCACCAATCTGTCATTTTTAAACTCGGGTCAATATTTTGCGAATTTGTGAAAACTTTAGCCACGTTTATGCTTTTTACTCATTTTTTTATAAGGattaaatttttttttgtttGGGCAATATATGTTAATTAATCTAATGTAACTATTAACATTATTTGCAACCAAAATCGAGCCAATGTACTATGTATTAAAGTATTTATGACATTAAGAATTTTATAAAATGGATTAAAAAATggttttagctacaaactttaCGAAAATTAATTAAGTATTTATGATTGTATTACATTTTATTTTTGTTCTTTTTATTTGCATAAAATTAATTAACATGAAAAAAATGTATAAAAAATATGTGCGATATGATAAatatataattgatttaattttatattttcatGAATTATTTTTCTAGTTTTTATATTTTCATGAATTGATTTTCCAGTGGGCTTAAGTACACTGGGTTCACTTTTATTGATATAGGGCTCAATGTATCATTCAGTTTCATGACCCAAATCTAATTTCACAAATTTAGATTATTGGACTCGACACTATCCGACCCCATAATATCAATAATTTCACTTTTACTGATATTGCTCAGTTTTTGAATATGCAGACCGTGCAATTTAGACTGTTGTCGGGAAAAATTATGCAGAGGGTTTCGATGGGGAGGCTAGAGGAGGTTGGCATCCATAATTATGTGGTTACTCCCTCGGATATCGAGGTTGGCATCATCAAATAAGTGGTTAGGCATCAAATCAAAAGTAATTCAAAGGCCATTAAGAGGAGAAGAGGGGAAGACCAATTCTCCACAACCGCCGAGAGGAATTCTGCTTTTATTGAATTCTCCATTACGTTGATGCAAGTCTAGCTTAGCAACTGCATTCTGCTCGACTCGGTAAAAATAACTCGAACTCAACTTGATAGAAACTCGGTTCGTTTGCATGAAAAGATTTATCAATTTTTTGTCTTGGGAAGGTTTCATATATATTCGGTCATTTTATCGTAACAGAAAATTAACTCGTATTAATCAATAACAGTTATGATTTTGTATATTCAGAACCACATATTCATTGAATCAGACTCGACTGAACCTCGGCTCGGGCATTAAGATAATGCTCGACTCAGTACAAAATAACTCGAACTCAACTTGATAGCAACTCGGTTCGTTTGCTGTTTCTCCGACAAGTATCGACACAAATGAAAAGAATTATCTTCGGGCGTTAAGATAATGCTCGACTCGGTACAAAATAACTCGAACTCAACTTGATAGAAACTCGATTCGTTTGCATGAAAAGAATTATCAATTTTTTGTCTTGGGAAGGTTTCATATATATTCGGTCATTTTATCGTAACAgaaaattaactcgtataaatcAATCACAGTTactaaaaattataaaaagtaaCATACTTTATCTGATAAAAAAAATTGATATATTATGTTTTAGCTAAAAAGGGAAATTGATTATTATTAATAATGAAAAAGGCAACATGTCATACATGATAAAAGAAATTAATTACTTATTATATTatgaatatttaaatataatataggGATAAATAAGTAATTTCACGACATACCAAAAAATAGGGACAAAAAAGTAATTTCACGAACGACCAAAAAACTGGTACCAAAAAATTGGTACCAAAACTTCGTTTGCATGAAAAGATTTATCAATTTTTTGTCTTGGGAAGGTTTCATATATATTCAGTCATTTTATCGTAACAGAAAATTAACTCGTATCAATCAATAACAGTTATGATTTTGTATATTAAGAACCACTGATTCATTAAATCGGACTCGACTGAACCTCGACTCGGCTCGGGCGTTAAGATAATGCTCGACTCGGTACAAAATAACTCGAACTCAACTTGATAGAAACTCGGTTCGTTTGAATCGGACTCGACTGAACTCAACTTGCTTTTCAGTGGTGGTATTAGAAACTTTCTGGCACTCTCCAACTGTATTACAGTTGTCATCGAATTCACTTCTCTTACGTTTGTATCCATTCACAATAGGAAACACAAGCTTCTCAATGCCAGTTTTGTCAATAGTTTGAACAACAAAGTGAGACACCATATAGTGGAATGCAAGAGTATATCCCTCTCTCAGGCCATGACCTGCAAAAAACTTATCCCATCCCTTTCCAAAAGCCAACTCGCCATCTTTGGTGGATAATATTACTTTCCATACCTGATTATTGGAATCTTCAATATTTTGTAGTGCCTGCCTCAGACATTTTCCGTGGTAAATTACGCATATTTTTAAGTGTTTTGACCGGGTTGTTAAAAATATTTACAAGCAAAAAAAATATTGTTAGATCTCTCATTAGAATCTTAGTATTTGAAACACCATAATGAATCTCCAtattaatcaaaataataaaTTTCTATTAGTAAATTTTATAATAACACAACCATGTAATTTTTTTTGTCAGAGTATGAGGTATGCATACTCATAGATGAATTATATATATCATAGATACAATAGCCGCATCAGGGATTACTTTCATCCAATAAAGTTTATCACCTAACTGAAAGGTACGTGCATTATCTTGTAAAATAGTACTTGAAAAGCTCATGTCGTGTTTTAAAACTGTGCGTTGAGAGAAAAGTTAATATTCTCTTGGTGTTAACATCCAATAAATATTTAAAGAATTGACTAAAATTAGAATTTAgaatcctaaataattttatttggttatTTACACGTATCAATTAGAGTAGACAGTTTTATACACGACACGGAAATTCAGTGTTTGAGTTTATATTTtgagtacacgacacgaaaaGTACACGATACGAAAGTAAACAACCCTGATTTAGTATCGGTTTTGGGTTTACCCTATGGGTACACGACACGAAGTACACgacataattaaatatttaaataaataaatatatattatcaaatttataatagATATATGTATGTTTATGTATATAGATATACATATTTGTATAATATTTTATGTAAATATATTATAAATGTATATATTTACAATATATTTGGAAAAGCATACCCAAATTaatgatattttaatatttaaaaaaaaagcGAGAAACAAAACTTATTTTCTCAGCGATTTTCTTCACATTTTATTAGG is a window from the Apium graveolens cultivar Ventura chromosome 1, ASM990537v1, whole genome shotgun sequence genome containing:
- the LOC141664443 gene encoding uncharacterized protein LOC141664443 isoform X4, with protein sequence MSRRLRAYGRVRESLRCPRSEDEIARRRNFCTKKSAQSVEVAKEAITRYIDTVQNQLAETCRALQDDNLKKKRRGLERGNRKP
- the LOC141664443 gene encoding uncharacterized protein LOC141664443 isoform X3 is translated as MSRRLRAYGRVRESLRCPRSEDEIARRRNFCTKKSAQSVEVAKEAITRYIDTVQNQLAETCRALQDDNLKKVNAILAQSSNSNPGIWMQELLS
- the LOC141664443 gene encoding uncharacterized protein LOC141664443 isoform X5 — translated: MSRRLRAYGRVRESLRCPRSEDEIARRRNFCTKKSAQSVEVAKEAITRYIDTVQNQLAETCRALQDDNLKKLSDLT
- the LOC141664443 gene encoding uncharacterized protein LOC141664443 isoform X2, translating into MVKRKQPEASSGSCGSCGGTKKRKALQNIEDSNNQVWKVILSTKDGELAFGKGWDKFFAGHGLREGYTLAFHYMVSHFVVQTIDKTGIEKLVFPIVNGYKRKRSEFDDNCNTVGECQKVSNTTTEKQVEFSRVRFKRTEFLSS